The sequence TTCCCGCATTGAACAGCCTTACAATCGCAGTTAACCGGCTTCTGGTTGCCGCGCTTCGCGCTTCCGCCGCCGGAGCAGTCTTCGGCACGATCCAAGTCGCCACTTCGGATTTCTAATGATCCGCCGCTGACGGCAAGCTCCGCTGCCGCATTTGGTTTCCCCCATTCTACCCGCATAAGCTTTTAGCCCTCGGCCTTATAGGCTGGGGCTTTTTTTACGAAATCCCGCCTGTTAGTCTTCTCTACTTTAAGAAAGCCTTCAGCCTTTTTCGTGTTTCAAGCCCCAGCCACAACAGCAAAGATTGATAGAAATTAAGTAACAGCAAGATAACCAGCACTACGCCCTCATTATTCCATTCATTACTTATTAACTTGAAAATATAATATGACGAAAAGTTATACCCCGCACTAAGAATCCAAATAAATTCTGGACCTAAGAAACTAGGAGAGTCATGATAACTGATGTAATTTAATAAGCAGAAGAACCAAATTACAATTCCAATCATTGATATCAAACTATATGAAAATAAATTACCAAGAGCTTTGCCCGAATCTATTCCAAATATGAATCCGAATATAAAATATAATAAATTTAAAACTACATAAAAAATGATTGACCCCTGATTAGAAAAAAATGTATTTGAGACTTTATCCGAGTTAATTATCATAAAGACAACGAATATTAATAAGCAAATATGAAATGCCGTAGACATTACATTATTATATTTCAAGATTTTACTCCTCTCAGCAACTCTGCAATCGACTTACTTATTTTTGCATCGACAAATTTGGCTGCTTCCATTCCCAAACCTCCTTGCAGTTAAAATCATATACACTCACACATCTGTCTTTCCGGGCTTCCAGCCTGTTTCTTGCGACCAAACATGGGCTTTCTGCAAAATATCCCATACGATCGGACCTTTTCCTTCAACATATTTCGGCCGCTCGTTCTTATAAAGATTCATCAGCCGATGTTTTTCTTGAATATATCGTTGACGATCTTCAGAGGAATTTCGAAGGTAATCTCGAAAAAGCAATGTCAATTGCTCTGAATAACTCCCGGCCTGTCTAACATGAATATGAGTCCTTCTTTTACCTGGTATCTCGCGAAAATACTTTTTAGTT is a genomic window of Paenibacillus durus ATCC 35681 containing:
- a CDS encoding GrpB family protein, encoding MEDQWRIAPFNAEWRELFLEIGLKLRHSLGERAIRIDHVGSTSIIGMDAKPIIDIQISVENMEDESCYRLLIEKNGFELRPENPDRTKKYFREIPGKRRTHIHVRQAGSYSEQLTLLFRDYLRNSSEDRQRYIQEKHRLMNLYKNERPKYVEGKGPIVWDILQKAHVWSQETGWKPGKTDV